A portion of the Vespula vulgaris chromosome 24, iyVesVulg1.1, whole genome shotgun sequence genome contains these proteins:
- the LOC127072208 gene encoding chaoptin, producing the protein MNLLTFMKLGYAMLIVTLLLMVWSSMVRTHELPVQYPPCFFNPLCTCSKAIPDLGIVSCYNVPMPRIPQPINSSKVFMLQLENNGLTFLQPQFLINTGLYKLQIKHNPLADIPDEAFLGLERSLWELELPYNRLFKIPNKSFRHLQKLRLLDLTGNKISNIAPENWRGLEDSLQILRLGRNAIEKLPADAFAGLSSLEILDLRENTLKEIDASVFRDGMAKLTHLYLNDNQLVYIPYAQLSSLKRMKVLDLSYNRISKMLHPLQEPELRGVQMSLDILRLDYNQIATLMPTDFQHFYKVNKTYLNGNPLAVIESGAFRDSRIKELYFSDCNLIDVNSADFSGLETSLELLDLSGNNITNLQNHIFQEFDFLRTLIFRDNRIDTFSPVEVFNGFQYSLYNLDLSGKENTVISLQDLRQMRNLRFLSISRMPEPTLVPENFLEFGMDIKELHIIQSNLNTIKNHAFTHVRGIKYLDFSENSISNIEDDAFSEVGNSLLTLRISHGLSSTITEIPNKPFKSLTNLQHLDFSNNKIKSMPDTSFHFLKRIKRIELQDNEIDAIPKGTFQGDIHSMLEEVNFAYNQIKSIQTHTFVDLLSLTTINLEDNAIKRIERRAFMNMNRLKYIDLRGNKINDITDEAFQNLPDLEFLDLAYNELNEFDLTSFDQVGTLSSFKVNVSHNQIPKLWINSTTFTPPTTIGGNVQANIKVLDLSYNNISDIMKYYFKPVEYSLSHLYMSHNQLTNVTQGIFGNMPHLQWLDLSHNDLIEVDFDCFRNTRNLQVLFLSWNDIVDIPAEALRPLKKLRIVDLSHNKLRTLPDNMFTDAIIESLDLSHNQFMRLPVKTMSISAALSLSILDMSWNTLSGIHTTDAIFRLRGLTWLDLSYNRLVRLDDGVFSDLPYLSHLDLSHNKQLILETRGRTFHGLEDTLFYLGLSNISLLSVPELPLTRLQTLYLAHNELASIPAEMASNLTSLHYLDLSYNDLTVVPLITHTLPELKTFNLANNPITAITNTSFLGVADSLEELDIRWLSLSTFEAGALCKATKLRRLYITAYTGLKNFNFPNILEYNHGLRDLLIDVENETDLQKEMKGKFPFKLYNITLTGKALKVINSDILRGIRNPHLHFGLYNTSVSSVPKEMFINAEWVRNITIDLHHTDTRTLHNPSSGHKPGLPRKQFLMKLRLAGTYLNCDCDIGWIEMWQRKHRQYQEDRCNSYGEFNNFEREEGDEFNCWDNGWDDDIRETFCMNKNNMSLSNVLKTEIECGWSTGSYIDSSNLLICLLFLIIRMILN; encoded by the exons ATG AATTTGTTGACTTTCATGAAGCTGGGCTACGCGATGCTGATAGTGACCCTATTATTGATGGTTTGGTCTTCGATGGTTCGAACCCACGAGTTACCAGTTCAATATCCACCCTGTTTCTTCAATCCTCTTTGTACATGTTCAAAAGCAATACCGGATCTTGGAATAGTTTCTTGTTATAATGTACCAATGCCAAGAATACCTCAACCTATTAATTCATCAAAAGTGTTTATGCTTCAATTGGAAAACAATGGACTGACCTTTTTGCAACCACAGTTTCTCATAAATAcag GTCTTTACAAGCTACAAATCAAACATAATCCCTTGGCCGACATCCCGGACGAAGCTTTCCTAGGGCTTGAGAGATCGTTATGGGAGCTAGAGTTACCCTACaatagattatttaaaatacccAACAAGTCATTTAGACATTTGCAAAAATTACGTCTTCTCGACTTGACag gtaacaaaatatcgaatatagcGCCGGAAAATTGGCGTGGGCTCGAGGATTCGTTACAAATCCTTCGTCTTGGTCGTAACGCGATTGAAAAGCTTCCGGCCGATGCATTTGCTGGTTTATCGTCATTAGAAATCCTTGATCTACGAGAAAATACTTTGAAAGAGATCGATGCGTCCGTGTTTAGAGATGGCATGGCTAAGCTGACACatctatatttaaatgacAATCAGCTGGTTTATATACCATACGCCCAATTATCCTCGTTGAAACGTATGAAGGTTCTTGATCTAAGCTACAATAGAATCTCGAAAATGCTTCATCCGCTTCAAGAGCCTGAATTAAGGGGTGTCCAAATGTCCTTGGATATTCTTAGATTGGATTATAATCAAATCGCTACATTAATGCCTACcgattttcaacatttttataaagtcAATAAAACTTATTTAAATGGCAATCCCTTGGCCGTGATCGAG aGCGGAGCATTTCGTGATTCCAGAATCAAAGAATTGTACTTTAGCGATTGCAATTTGATCGATGTTAATTCGGCTGACTTTTCAGGCCTCGAAACTTCTCTAGAATTATTGGATCTCTCTGGAAATAATATAACCAACCTTCAGAATCATATCTTTCAAGAATTTGACTTTTTACGTACGCTTATTTTTCGTGACAATCGAATAGATACATTTTCACCAG TCGAAGTGTTCAATGGTTTTCAATATTCTCTCTATAACTTGGATTTAAGTGGAAAGGAAAATACTGTTATATCTTTACAAGATTTACGACAAATGAGAAATTTAAGATTCTTATCAATTTCGAGAATGCCAGAGCCAACGTTAGTGCCAGAAAACTTTTTAGAATTTGGCATGGACATCAAGGAATTGCATATAATCCAAAGTAATTTGAACACTATAAAGAATCATGCGTTCACGCATGTTCGTGGAATTAAATATTTGGATTTCTCCGAAAATTCAATTTCTAATATCGAGGATGATGCTTTTTctgag GTTGGTAATTCTCTGTTGACTTTGAGAATATCGCATGGTTTATCAAGTACTATTACTGAAATACCAAACAAGCCATTCAAATCTTTAACGAATCTCCAGCATCTTGACTTTAgcaataacaaaattaaatcgatgCCCGACAcgtcttttcatttcttaaaaagaataaaacgtaTCGAGCTACAGGATAACGAGATCGATGCAATTCCGAAAGGAACCTTTCAG GGTGACATACATTCAATGCTGGAGGAAGtaaattttgcatataatcaaataaagaGCATACAAACTCATACGTTTGTGGATTTGTTGTCCCTAACGACGATTAACTTGGAGGATAATGCCATTAAGAGAATCGAGAGACGTGCTTTTATGAACATGAATCGTTTGAAGTATATAGATTTACGTGGTAATAAGATCAATGATATTACTGATGAAGCATTTCAG AATTTACCAGACCTCGAATTTCTTGACTTGGCTTATAACGAACTGAACGAATTCGATCTCACTTCATTCGATCAAGTCGGAACATTATCCTCATTCAAAGTCAATGTTAGCCATAACCAGATACCGAAATTGTGGATTAACAGTACGACTTTTACACCACCAACTACAA TCGGTGGCAACGTACAAGCCAACATCAAAGTTTTAGATCtcagttataataatatatccgaCATTATGAAATACTATTTTAAACCAGTGGAATATTCTCTTAGTCATTTATACATGTCGCATAATCAACTGACTAATGTAACTCAAGGAATATTTGGCAACATGCCTCATCTACAGTGGCTCGATTTAAGTCACAACGATTTAATCGAGGTCGATTTCGATTGCTTTAGAAATACGAGGAATCTACaggttctctttctctcgtggaACGATATCGTTGACATACCGGCTGAGGCGTTGAGACCATTGAAAAAATTACGTATCGTTGATTTATCTCATAACAAATTGAGAACTCTACCTGACAATATGTTCACAGATGCCATCATCGAGAGTCTTGATCTCTCGCATAATCAATTTATGAGACTTCCTGTTAAGACTATGTCAATCTCTGCGGCATTGAGTCTATCTATTTTAGATATGTCTTGGAATACTTTGTCAGGCATTCACACGACCGATGCTATTTTCAGATTGAGA ggaTTAACGTGGTTGGATCTTTCGTATAATCGTTTAGTTAGATTGGACGACGGAGTATTTTCCGATTTACCTTATTTGTCTCATCTTGACTTAAGTCACAATAAACAATTGATATTAGAAACTCGTGGAAGAACTTTTCACGGATTGGAggatacattattttatcttgGTCTAAGTAACATTTCCTTATTGAGC gTACCAGAATTACCTTTAACGCGATTACAAACTTTATATTTGGCACATAATGAATTGGCTTCGATACCAGCCGAAATGGCATCGAATTTAACATCATTGCATTACTTGGATCTAAGTTACAATGATTTAACAGTGGTACCTTTGATCACGCACACACTACCAGAATTGAAGACGTTTAATCTCGCTAATAATCCGATCACGGCCATCACCAATACGAGTTTCTTAGGCGTGGCGGATAGCCTTGAAGAGTTGGACATACGATGGTTATCTCTGTCGACGTTCGAA gcAGGGGCTCTTTGTAAGGCAACAAAATTACgtagattatatataacagCTTACACgggtttaaaaaatttcaattttccaaATATTCTGGAGTACAATCATGGTTTAAGAGACTTGTTGATTgat gtCGAAAACGAGACGGATTTgcagaaagaaatgaaaggaaaatttcCATTCAAATTGTATAATATCACGCTCACTGGGAAAGctttaaaagttattaattcAGACATATTACGC GGAATAAGAAATCCTCATTTACATTTTGGATTATATAATACCAGCGTAAGTAGCGTGCCAAAAGAGATGTTTATTAATGCTGAATGGGTAAGGAACATAACGATTGACCTTCACCATACCGATACAAGAACGCTTCATAATCCGTCCTCTGGTCATAAACCTGGTCTACCGAGAAAACAATTTCTAATGAAGCTCAGACTGGCTGGAACTTATTTGAATTGTGATTGCGATATCGG ATGGATTGAAATGTGGCAGAGAAAGCACAGACAATATCAAGAAGATAGATGCAATTCTTACGgggaatttaataatttcgaacgCGAGGAAGGCGACGAATTTAACTGCTGGGACAATGGCTGGGACGATGACATTCGAGAGACCTTTTGCATGAACAAAAATAACATGTCACTCTCCAATGTCTTGAAAACAGAAATCGAGTGTGGTTGGAGTACTGGGAGTTACATTGACTCCTCTAACTTGTTAATTTGTTTGCTTTTCTTGATCATAAGAATGatcttaaattaa
- the LOC127072215 gene encoding lysophospholipid acyltransferase 6 — translation MAMDYYDGFKTFSWFGNIVGLPIDQVNFLITQFIALMLAGLLRSSLSHKVVTPATRHYFGLTIGLALGYFCFGRQAIHLVGLSLSCYAAMRLQNPICMHRSVLIVALTYLSTIHVHRQLYGYGTYTLDITGPLMVITQKVTSLAYSLHDGLARNKEELTPLQQHQAVYTMPTVTEYFSYVFHFQALMAGPVIFYRDFIDFIHGNHLKHTTKSLTDQNSQSLESVNEIMLEPSLKKIIVKKVIASLICAAFFVSFLSMFSIQRVKDNEFLEETTILYKLWYIYVSTMMVRFKYYHAWIFADAICNNSGLGFNGYTENNEPRWDKFANVDVISFETSFSLRDSIINWNMGTNRWLRSIVYDRVKHQRMIFTYALSALWHGFYPGYYLTFANGAYFTLVARIVRRNARPYFLGSKNLKLFYDAMTFLATRIIIAYISFSFVLLEFLPSIKLYLYMYLLPHFLGLAAIVILPRLPRLPETRTSEKNSSDSSNVRNGNLHKTM, via the exons gtTAATTTTCTCATAACACAATTTATTGCATTAATGCTGGCTGGATTATTGAGATCATCCCTTAGTCATAAGGTAGTAACGCCAGCTACCAGACATTACTTTGGTCTTACCATTGGTCTCGCACTCGGATACTTCTGTTTCGGCag acaGGCGATACATTTGGTGGGTCTTTCTTTATCCTGTTATGCTGCAATGAGATTACAAAATCCAATTTGTATGCATAG gtCTGTTCTTATCGTTGCGTTAACATATTTGTCTACTATTCATGTACATAGACAACTCTATGGTTATGGCACGTATACTCTAGACATTACTG GTCCTCTCATGGTGATCACACAAAAAGTAACGAGTCTAGCGTATAGCTTACATGATGGATTGGCCCGCAATAAGGAGGAATTAACACCATTACAACAACATCAAGCCGTCTA tACAATGCCAACCGTGACGGAGTACTTCAGTTATGTCTTTCACTTTCAAGCTCTAATGGCGGGTCcagtaatattttatcgtgACTTTATCGACTTTATACACGGGAATCATTTAAAACATACTACTAAATCGTTGACA gATCAGAACAGTCAGAGTTTAGAAAGTGTTAATGAGATTATGTTGGAGCCATctctgaaaaaaattattgttaagaAGGTGATAGCCAGTTTAATATGTGCtgcttttttcgtttccttcctttcgaTGTTCTCGATTCAAAGAGTAAAAG ACAACGAATTTTTAGAAGAGACaacaatattatacaaattatggtacatatacgtatcgaCTATGATGGttcgttttaaatattatcacgCATGGATTTTCGCCGACgctatttgtaataattcgGGGCTTGGTTTCAATGGATATACAGAAAATAATGAACCTCGTTGGGATAAATTCGCCAATGTCGATGTTATTAGCTTCGAG ACTTCGTTCAGCTTGAGAGACAGTATAATTAATTGGAACATGGGAACCAATAGATGGCTGAGATCTATCGTCTATGATAGAGTGAAACATCAAAGAATGATATTTACGTATGCCTTATCGGCTTTGTGGCATGGATTTTATCCTGGTTATTATCTTACCTTTGCTAATGGAGCTTACTTTACGTTAGTGGCTCGTATT GTTCGACGTAATGCTAGGCCATACTTTTTGGGTTCGAAAaacttgaaattattttatgacgCAATGACTTTTCTCGCAACGCGAATCATTATAGCCTACATATCATTCAGTTTCGTCCTGTTAGAGTTCCTACCAAGTATTAAATTGTACCT GTATATGTACCTGTTACCACATTTCTTGGGATTGGCTGCTATAGTCATTTTACCTCGTTTACCACGTCTTCCAGAGACGAGAACTTCCGAGAAAAATTCTTCCGATTCTTCGAACGTTCGTAATGGAAATTTACACAAAACTATGTGA